A window of Chloroflexota bacterium contains these coding sequences:
- a CDS encoding butyryl-CoA dehydrogenase produces MNFGLTEEHRMVQRMVRDFAQKEVAPVIQEYDRKQEMAPFILPRMGELGILGICIPEKYSGQGMDYISLGLACEELEAVDTTLRVVMSVHTGLCSMTLWQWGTEEQKEKILVPLARGEKIGAGAFTEPGAGSDFSNIQATAKRDGDDYILNGEKMWISLASKADYALVTVRTSGNTAKPSGGLTAFIVDLTTPGVTRGDIHGKLGVRAGSTGWINFQDARVPAENRIGEEGEGFKITMSAFDNGRYTVAAGATGLIRAAMEASVDYANERKAFGKPIAQHQLIQSKIAHMALNYEAAQLLYLKAGWMKNRGQRNTKETSAAKWFATEKSFEAANEAIQIHGAYGFSDEYNVERYLRNARGAVIYEGSNEIQQLIQASYALGERKDKPLRMEMPAYKEAN; encoded by the coding sequence ATGAACTTTGGCCTTACTGAAGAGCATCGTATGGTGCAAAGAATGGTGCGCGATTTCGCCCAAAAGGAAGTTGCGCCCGTTATTCAGGAATACGACCGCAAGCAAGAAATGGCGCCCTTCATTTTGCCCCGTATGGGCGAGTTGGGCATTTTGGGCATTTGCATCCCCGAGAAATACAGCGGCCAGGGCATGGACTATATTTCGCTGGGCCTGGCCTGCGAAGAACTTGAAGCCGTAGATACCACCTTGCGCGTGGTCATGTCGGTGCATACTGGCCTATGCAGTATGACCCTGTGGCAATGGGGAACGGAAGAACAGAAGGAAAAAATTTTGGTGCCGCTGGCGCGCGGCGAGAAGATTGGCGCGGGAGCCTTCACCGAACCGGGCGCGGGGTCAGATTTCAGCAATATTCAGGCTACGGCCAAGCGCGATGGTGATGATTATATTCTCAATGGCGAGAAGATGTGGATTTCGCTGGCTAGCAAGGCCGACTACGCTCTGGTGACGGTTCGCACCAGCGGCAATACAGCAAAACCATCCGGGGGATTGACAGCCTTCATTGTCGATTTGACCACCCCCGGGGTGACGCGCGGCGACATCCACGGCAAGTTGGGCGTGCGCGCCGGTTCCACCGGCTGGATCAACTTTCAGGACGCACGCGTTCCCGCTGAAAATCGCATCGGCGAAGAAGGCGAAGGGTTCAAAATTACGATGTCGGCCTTTGACAACGGACGCTACACCGTGGCCGCAGGCGCAACCGGGCTGATCCGCGCCGCGATGGAAGCCAGTGTAGACTATGCCAACGAGCGCAAAGCCTTTGGCAAACCGATTGCCCAGCACCAACTGATTCAATCGAAAATCGCGCACATGGCGCTGAACTACGAAGCCGCGCAACTGCTCTATCTCAAAGCGGGCTGGATGAAAAACAGAGGCCAGCGCAACACGAAAGAGACCTCGGCGGCCAAGTGGTTCGCCACCGAAAAATCCTTTGAGGCCGCCAACGAAGCCATTCAAATTCACGGCGCTTACGGCTTCAGCGACGAGTACAACGTAGAACGCTACCTGCGCAACGCGCGCGGCGCAGTGATCTACGAAGGCAGCAACGAAATTCAACAACTCATCCAGGCCAGCTATGCCCTGGGCGAACGTAAAGACAAACCGCTGCGCATGGAAATGCCGGCATACAAAGAAGCAAATTAG
- a CDS encoding electron transfer flavoprotein subunit beta/FixA family protein has product MNIVVCVKQVPDSAAQLTVDGGQISWGEAPLVINPWDEYAVEAALQKAGDLGGNVTVISMGKADETEALKHALAMGCNEAVLVSDPALAGSDNVAAARVLAAAIAKVEDVGLVFFGKQAIDSDTGTLPAQVARVLGWPALTLVSAIDELSAEGIKVERAIEEGRQVVTSSLPAVVSVIKDYGEPRYPSFMGIRKAARATIPVWALGELGIAAPAPVVAWPEIMAPPQREIATEIITGGSPAEITATLADKIMAEKVL; this is encoded by the coding sequence TTGAATATCGTAGTATGTGTCAAACAGGTTCCCGATTCCGCTGCGCAACTCACGGTGGATGGCGGGCAAATCTCGTGGGGTGAAGCGCCATTGGTGATCAATCCCTGGGATGAATACGCCGTTGAAGCCGCGCTGCAAAAAGCAGGCGATCTCGGCGGCAACGTCACCGTCATCAGCATGGGCAAGGCAGACGAAACCGAAGCCCTGAAACACGCTCTGGCGATGGGTTGCAACGAAGCCGTGCTGGTCTCCGACCCGGCGCTGGCGGGCTCCGACAATGTGGCCGCGGCGCGCGTCTTGGCCGCGGCCATCGCCAAAGTGGAGGATGTTGGGCTGGTATTCTTCGGCAAACAGGCCATTGACAGCGATACCGGCACGCTCCCCGCTCAGGTGGCGCGTGTGCTCGGTTGGCCTGCGCTCACCCTCGTCTCGGCGATTGACGAACTCAGCGCCGAGGGCATCAAAGTAGAACGCGCCATCGAAGAAGGCCGTCAAGTCGTCACCAGCAGCCTGCCCGCCGTGGTCAGCGTGATCAAAGATTACGGTGAGCCGCGCTACCCGTCCTTCATGGGCATCCGCAAGGCCGCCCGCGCTACCATCCCCGTGTGGGCGCTGGGCGAGTTGGGCATCGCAGCCCCCGCCCCCGTAGTGGCCTGGCCCGAGATCATGGCTCCGCCCCAACGTGAAATCGCTACCGAAATCATCACCGGCGGCAGCCCGGCAGAAATCACCGCAACATTAGCCGACAAGATCATGGCAGAGAAGGTGCTCTAA